TGAAGAAAAAGAAGCCATTCAGCACGTGGAACCGAACGGTTTCTTTGAAACGGGTTTCACGATTGGCGTCTAAATAAAAAAGCCGGCGATGAAAATTCATCGCCGGCTTTTTGGAAAAGTCGAAACAGGTTAACGCTGCTCGGTCAGCAGGTTGAAAAACTCGTCCAGTTTCGGCAGCAGAACGATTTCGGTCCGGCGGTTAGCCTGACGGCCTGAATCGCTCGTATTGTCTTCTTTCGGGATAAATTCACCGCGACCGCCAGCCGTCAGACGTGACGGGGCAACGCCGAATTCCGATTGCAGTACCCGAACCACCGAAGTAGCCCGCATAACGCTCAGATCCCAGTTGTCTTTCAGGAATTGAGTCGAGATCGGGTAGATATCCGTGTGGCCTTCTACCAGAACATCCAGGTTGCGGTGGTCGTTGATTACCTGCGCCACTTTACCCAATACCGTGCTGGCTTGTTTGTTCAGGTTGTAGCTGGCCGAAGGGAACAGCAGTTTATCCGAGATTGACACGTACACAACGCCTTTTTTCACTTCCACTTGCACATCGCTGTCGTTGATGTCAGACAGGGAGCGCTTCAGGTTTTTCACCAGCAACAGGTTGATCGAATCTCTGCGTTGGGCTGACGAAGACACGTTTGACAGCGTCTCCAGCGATTTACGAATGCTTTCAGCACCGGCTTTGCTCACGATCGACAAATCGGCCATCCGGTCCAGCAGGTTCGTGTTGGTTTTTTTCATGTAATCCAACTGGCCTTGCAGATCGGCAATCTGGCTCGCTTTGCTTTGGAGTTCGGTGTCTTTTGAATTCAGGGAGGTTTGTAGCTCGGCTGATTTTCTGCTACAGTCGGCCAAATCCAGTTTTACTTTGTCGTGCACGGTCTGCAATTCAGCTAAACGCTTCTTGCTCGAACACGATGAAATAGCAGTTACGAGGGCAATAGCAAACAGGATATTTTTCATGTGACTAGTTAGGAGTAATAAAAATATTTTGGGTTTAAAAGCTTAAGCTCTGCAAGTTACAAAGCATTATAGCAAGGTAGCAAATATAATATTGTATTATTTTAATTTTTAAGCCTTTTCTAATTAATTGGTCAGCATTCTAAGACTTTTCTAATTTCAGAAACTTCAGAACCGGCTGAGGGCCTTTTGCGACACCGTTAAACCAATTGATAGCGAAGAGGTTGCCGCCGGAGAAGGCGCGTTACAGACGTTGATCGCCCGCTCGGTTTCTAGGATGGCGAAGTCGTCGAGCAAACCGCCCGTCCGGTCGCAGGCCTGAGCGCGCACCCCGGAGCCTCCCTCGATCAAATCGTCTTCCTGAATCGCCGGAATCAACTCCTGCAGGGCTTTTGTAAAAGCCGCTTTGGAGAACGAACGGTACATTTCGCCCAGACCGGTCTGCCAGTATTTGGCGGCCACTTTCTGAAAACCCGGCCAGCTCAGCGTCTCGTACATTTCCTTCAGGTTAACGTCCGATTTCCGGTAGCCCTCGCGCTCAAACGCCAGCACGGCGTTGGGTCCGGCTTCGATGCCCCCGCGCATCATGCGGGTGAAGTGCACCCCCAAAAACGGAAAGTTCGGATCAGGAACCGGATAAATCAGGTTGCGCACCAGGTACTGCTTCTCGGGCCGGATTTTGTAATATTCACCCCGGAACGGAACAATTCGTAAATCAAGCGCCTGACGTTGGGTAAGCTGCGCCATCTTGTCGGAATAAAGCCCGGCGCAGTTGATAACCAGTTTGGTTTCGTACGTATTCCGATCGGTCACAACCACCGACAGCGTATTGCCGGGCGTAATCTGGGTTACCTTTTCACCCAGCCGGATTTCTCCGCCCAGCTCGCGGAATTTCTGGGCGTACTTCTCACAGACCTGGACGTAATCGATGATACCCGTCTGCGGAACCCACATGCCCTCGACTCCCCGCACGTGCGGTTCGATCTCGTTCATTTGCGCCTGGGTCAGCTTTTTCAGCCCTTCCAGCCCGTTCTGCTGACCGCGTTCGTACAAATTATTCAGCAGCGGCACTTCTTCCGGTTTCGTCGCCACCACGATCTTGCCGCAAAGTTCGTAGGGAACCTGCTCCTGCTCGCAGAACTCGATCAGCATCCAGTAGCCGCGGATGCAGTTGGTTGCCTTCAAACTGCCCGGCTTGTAGTATAGCCCGGAATGGATTACCCCGCTGTTATGACCGGTCTGGTGGGCCGCCACCCGGTTTTCTTTTTCCAGTACGGTTACCGAAAGGCCGGGCCGCTGGCGCTTGATTTGCAAAGCCGTTGCCAGCCCAACAATCCCCCCCCCGATTACAACAATATCATTCATAACTTATTCGGTTTCGAATTGCATCGCGGATTAATAACGTTCCGCGTCCTGATTTTAATCTGGAAAAGAAATTTTTCCCATCGACACCGTCGGTACGCCCTGCCGGTTGCCGAAGGAGGTGTGACCGCCCGCGACGGCTTCGTTGGCCAAAACCGCAAACAGCACG
This Larkinella insperata DNA region includes the following protein-coding sequences:
- a CDS encoding OmpA/MotB family protein, producing MKNILFAIALVTAISSCSSKKRLAELQTVHDKVKLDLADCSRKSAELQTSLNSKDTELQSKASQIADLQGQLDYMKKTNTNLLDRMADLSIVSKAGAESIRKSLETLSNVSSSAQRRDSINLLLVKNLKRSLSDINDSDVQVEVKKGVVYVSISDKLLFPSASYNLNKQASTVLGKVAQVINDHRNLDVLVEGHTDIYPISTQFLKDNWDLSVMRATSVVRVLQSEFGVAPSRLTAGGRGEFIPKEDNTSDSGRQANRRTEIVLLPKLDEFFNLLTEQR
- the lhgO gene encoding L-2-hydroxyglutarate oxidase, which translates into the protein MNDIVVIGGGIVGLATALQIKRQRPGLSVTVLEKENRVAAHQTGHNSGVIHSGLYYKPGSLKATNCIRGYWMLIEFCEQEQVPYELCGKIVVATKPEEVPLLNNLYERGQQNGLEGLKKLTQAQMNEIEPHVRGVEGMWVPQTGIIDYVQVCEKYAQKFRELGGEIRLGEKVTQITPGNTLSVVVTDRNTYETKLVINCAGLYSDKMAQLTQRQALDLRIVPFRGEYYKIRPEKQYLVRNLIYPVPDPNFPFLGVHFTRMMRGGIEAGPNAVLAFEREGYRKSDVNLKEMYETLSWPGFQKVAAKYWQTGLGEMYRSFSKAAFTKALQELIPAIQEDDLIEGGSGVRAQACDRTGGLLDDFAILETERAINVCNAPSPAATSSLSIGLTVSQKALSRF